The sequence agagtcggagacgactgaacgacttcactttcacttttcacttccatgtattggagaaggaaacggcaacccactccggtcttcttgcctggtgaatcccagggacgggggagcctggtgggctgccgtctatggggtcgcacagagtcggacgtgactgaagcgacttagcagcagcagtgcatccTTGCAGTACACACTTAGCAATGGAATGGAACAACTCACTCACTGTTACTCGCAACAACTTGGATGGAGCTTGAGGGCATTATTctgagtgaaagaagacagtctcAAAGGttacatgctgtatgattccatcatagtgtgtgttagttgctcagtcatgtccagctctgtaaccctatggactgtagcccgccaggctcctctgtccatggggattctccaggcaagactactggagtgggtagccattcccttctccagtggatcttcccaacccagggatcgaatccgggtctcctgcattgacgtcCTCAAAAACACTGAACTGTAGTGATGGCAAATAGATCAGTGGTTGGCAGGGTTTAGGGATAAGAGGGGACTACCACGTAGCTCAgtcagtacagaatctgcctgcagtgcaggagacctgggtttgatgcctgggttgggcagatcccctggagaaggaaatggcaaccactccagtattcttgcctgaaaaatcccatggacagaggagcctggtgagttacagtccatggggttgcaagagtcggacacaacctagcgactaaaccaccagggatCAGAGTGGGGAGCACATAGGAATTtggggggtgatggaaatgttctgtgtcCTGATTATGGTAGTAGTTACATGAATCTACATATTGAAATCCATACATTGTATACCAAAAGGAAGTTAATTTTGCTGTATGTTAATTAAGATAATGGAATAAACAAAAAGCATATCAACAAACTGAGTGTACAGGTGCCTGTGAACACtggtgtttgtttttaagatttttttatgtggaccattttaaaaatctttattgaatttgttattgtttttgaattgcttctgttttcattttttggcctCCAGACATATGGGATGTTAGCTCCCCAACCAAAGATTGAACCAGGGATGAAGtccacaacccctgcattggaaggcaaagtcaaccactggactaccaaggaagtccctgaacaTTGGTTTTTGAATGGAGAAAGATGTGACGGAAAATACCTATCTCTTTAATGTTGGCTATTTTGTCGGGGGAAGGAGCAAAAATGATCCATTTTTTCAGTGTGTATTTTtataatgtttcatttatttcaattagTATATGGTGatttagaaatttgaaaaaatctattaaaatggaaaacattaggaaaatatttttaaagatgaaaaagggTATTTTTGCTTTGTCAAGTACCTGATGATATGGTAGAGAATAAGATAAATGTGTGTCCATTCCAGTGGAATTCAGCCTGGTAGCATCCAGTCCTCCCATCTTACAAATGGCTCATCTGCAAAATTATGACTGTTATTGGAACTGGCCTAATGGAAGCTTTTATAAGAATACATACTTtgtgagggtttttgttttttttttttttttttttttaatgccatgctgtgtggcttgcaggatctcagtttcttgaccagggattgaacctaggccacaGCATTGAAAgctctgaatcctaaccactaggcctcCAGAGAACTCCCAAGAATAAATACCTTAATACTTGCTTGAAACAATGCCTCGTGCAAATCATCACTGTAATGTTAGCTGCTATGAATATATCATCTATGAATTGGAAGAATAATTGCCATCACTTGTAGGGGGATGATTTTTAAAGTGCTTGTCTTGCAATGGGGGATCAGTCACTGTTAATTTTGTTAGCCTTTGGAACCTGGCTTCTGGGATGTGGCAGGGAGGGCAAGGCTGTCCCTGATGTGGTTTTCTGGGTCTCCCCACTTATCTGTTCTCTTGGCTTTGCTATCTTCCTAATTTCAGGGgaacctctccctccttcccctcccctggtTAACATATCACCCTCCCTCAGGACCGAAATGCAGGGCGTTTCCCTCTTTGGCTGACACTGGACCCCTTGTCTACATCTAGCTTGGCACAGAGGGAAAGCCAGAACCTGAAAAGTGTGGCTGAGACCTACACAGCACCGTTGGACTTGAAGGTGAGCCAGCTGGGGAGAAATGTGATCTCAGGGCAGTTCAGGGTCAGAAAGGTGGTGTAGGGGAAGTGACCCTGCAGGGCACCAGGGATCCTCGGGTGGGAGTGAGGAGATTGGGAGAAAAGGATATTTAAATTTCATCTCTTTCTCTAACCACGCAGATGGCCCTTATTCAGACCAATAAGGATCTCATTTCCAAAGGATTAAAGGAATTCAACATCCTGCTAAATCAGCAGGTAAGCCTGGTGCTCTGTTTCAGAGGACAGGCCTGAAGTGTTGGGAGGTGGGCAAGGACAGAGAAAGGAGAATAACTTGGAACGGGGAGGGTAATGGTGGACTTGATGGAAACCATGAGAGACAAGGAATACAAATCAGAGCAAAAAGGAGGTCAGAGTTGGTGGTTATTCCTGAATCACATGTCTGAGCCGGGTCTCCTTTGCCAAATTCTGATCGCCCCCCACCCTACGTCCCCTCCAGGTCTTCAGTGATCCTGCCGTCTCTGAGGAAGCCATGGTGACTGTGGTGAATGACTGGGTGAGCTTTTACATCAACTATTACAAGAAGCAGCTGTCGGGAGAGCAACAGGAGCAGGACAAGGCTCTGCAGGAGTTTCGGCAAGAGCTCAATACCCTGTCTGCCTCTTTCCTGGACAAATATAGGAACTTCCTGAAGTCCTCGTGAGCAGCCCCTCACACGCTGCCTTTCTCCTAGCCCAGAGACCCAGGCTGCAAGTCTAAGAAACCCTCAAACGCTGCCTCTGTGTTCTAGTCTTTGGGCTCTGCTCCTTCATGGTGTTGCTGCACCCTGACACCTCAATAAAGACCAGTTCTGGTTGTGGTGGTCTTCCTGGCTCATTGGCTCTTCTTTGGTTCCGATCCCTGAATCGTGGAGACAGTTGGTCCCTTTTCCTTCAGCCCTGCTTCCTAAATATGGTCTTGAAGATCAGACTCCTTAGAGCAGAGGTTTGCAGCCTTAAGTAACCACTGGGAAGTACTAAAATAGCCTGAAGGAGGGGCCAGCCGACAAACTCTAAAGAGTAAgtgctgagggacagggaaggggACAAAAAAGAGATAGAGGCTCACCAGAAAGCATGGTCCTGTGACATGCTGTCTAGAAGAAAGTTTTTGgaatctcccagtcttgtttatCTCACACTGCAGCGTGTGACAAGAGAATTAAACTATGACAAAAGTACGAGACAACGTCACTGTAGGGGGTTGGGGAATGAAATGTACTAACGTATCGGACTGTGGAAATGACGGAATCTATAAGACTAAGCCACAAATAATTGCATGCAAGCACTGTGCTTTAGTGCTGGTTAATAATTCTGATACTGTTGCACATGCTCATTGGAATTGAACAATAGGCGTAAATACACGGTGGATAATGGGAGTTGAGTTTCTCAATGTCGGAGTGGGAATTTAGGGATAAGCAAGGTGGGGGGTGGCTAGAATAATCTATGTGGTAATGGGTTGGAGTTAGAAATATCAGCACAGACAGATGATGTGATGATGGCATATAGCCGGTGGTTAAGTTGCTCCTCTTTTTCCTCCCTGTCCCcttcctccttttttaaaaaagatttacttatttggctgcgccaggtctaagttgcagcatgcaaactcttagttgtggcatgtaggatctacttccctgaccagagatcaaacccagtccacctgcattgggagctcagtctcagccactggaccaccagggaagtccgcccTCTCCCTTTTTAAACAACTAAGTAAACATCCATAAGGGAACAAAAGTGCCTCTGCACACTCCATCAAGGAGCCCAGGAGGTTTCTAACCCACCTGTGTATCTGAAAATTAACAAATAGGACCTCAGTAAGGGCTGCAGATCCAAGGAAGATACAAATCTCCTCTATCTCCACTGGTCACAAGGGAGCAGAGGATGGAGGGGTGAAGCCTGGAGATGGCAAACTGGGAAGAGACCAAGAGACCCTTCTGGAGAGAGAGACTTTGTGGAAGTCCAGACTGCCTGGAGGGGACATCAGCATGTCCTTAGAGCAAGGTAAGGATGAGTCTGGAGGCGAGAGGAAGGAACTTGCCAAGGTGGCCTGTCTCCCCAGGGCGACTCCACCAACGTTGAGCTTTTCACAGCAGCAGGGGTGCCCCCCTCTGGCAAAGGAGGTGGAAAGCCATGACCCCTCTCACAGAGTGGGTGGGAAGCGCGAGGGGGTGAGTGACTGCCTCCCATTCCTAGCTGCACACATTCCAACTGGAGAAGCCCATTTCTCTCTAGCAGTACCCAGATTTCTGAGGAGGGATCTCCATAActgaggggagagaggaaaacaTGGAAGGAAACATAAGAACCATGGCTTTAATGGTTCGGTTCCTGCTGTCCGCTCCAGCACTTCCGCAAGAAGTCTGCCCATGAACCAGTTGGAGAACCTCACCCAAGGAAACCCCTACAAACTGTGGGCACCCCAAGAACCCCAAGGGCTAAACCCATACTTCCTTGTACTCtgctgccaggcacctctgccaGAGTGAGCCCTAGTAGACACAGGGTGCTCAGGCCAAGGGAGAAAATACAAATGGGCTGTAGTGCCACcttctggaaaacaaaagaaaggattCTAACAGCCTGCCTGTTGAATTGTTAAGAACAGAAGACTTCAAAGCTTAGTTAAGGAGGTTTCTGCTATTTGTAACCTGAATTCTGACCTGAAAGCAAGAGGCACATACCTACAAACGCTATTTTAAAATCAAGGAAATatgatggacctagaaattatcacacTAACTGAAGACACTACATATAACATGTCAGATGGTGAGCGCTGCCAGGGTGAAGAAATCAGTTATAAAGGAGACAGTAGACAaggagtgtgatttttttttttcttttactgagtGTTTAGGTAACACCAGCAAACAAGgtgacttttttttgtttttttggccacactgcaaggcatgcggaatcttagttcccagaccagggatggaactagcgccccctgcagtggcatTGCTgagtctcaaccactagacccccagggaagtcccacatttgAACACAGATCTCAAAGAAGACAGGGTTAGATCCAGGAAGTTATCTGAAGTGTATGCCTCAATGCAGGAATGGCCAGCACAACAGCTCCGAGAAAGGTGCTTGTTTCAGAAAAATCAAGGCTCCAAAGGAACGAGGTATGTCAGAGAGGTGTGAGCAAGAAGGTGCATGATGAGAGATGGTGTTAGAAAAATTTGAGGAACCAGGTGTCTTCCCTACTGCTGCTAAAAGGAAGTCAGAGGGAATCCCTCATCCACACTATGGTCCTCTTCCATACTCTTAATTTTGTTGCAAGGGCCCCCCCTGAATTGCTTGGCTCTTTAGTAcaacctcagagaaggcaatggcaccccactccagtactcttgcctggaaaatcccatggatggaggagcctggtaggctgcagtccatggggtcgctagagtcggacacgactgagcgacttcactttcacttttcacttttcactttcatgcactggagaaggaaatggcaacccactccagtgtttttgcctggagaatccaagggacggggaagcctggtgggctgccgtctatggggtcgcacagagtcggatacgactgaagcaacttatcagcagcagcagcagtagcagcagttagtACAACCTATTGGTTTATTTATGGTGCCTATAATGTAAGAGTCATCTTGGAATTATGAGGCCATatacaggagacccgagttcaatccctaatccgggaagatcccccggagaaagacatggcaacccactccagtattcttgcctgcaaaatcccatggacagatcagcctggtgggctacagtccaggggtctcaaagagtctgacacaacttagcaacttaacaacaactcTGCCTTCTCATCCCCCAAGGTACACAAACAcccaaacacatgcacacatctaACCATGGTCTTCTGGGCTGTTACTACCATGCCTTTTGCATTCCCAGGCTTACTGATTAGGTGAGGAGTAAATACAGCTCCAGAAGTTcagaaatcagaagacgattgcttcttggcaggaaagctatgacaaacctagacagtgtgttgaaaagcagagacattactctcctgacaaaggtctatctagtcaaggctatggtcttcccagtggtcacgtacggctgtgagagctggaccatgaagaaggcagaatgccgaagaattgatgctttagaaatgtggtgctggataagacttctaaagtctcttggacagcaaggagatcaaagcagtaaattttaagggaaatcaaccctgaatattcattggaaaggctgatgctaaagccgaagctTCAGTGTTTTGGTCATcagatgtgaacagctgactcattggaaaagtccctgatgctgggaaagattgaaggcggaaggataAGAGGGTAtcggaggatgagatgactggatggcatcactgatgcaatggacatgaacttgggcaaacttgggaggtggtgagggaccagaaggcctggcgtgctgcagtccatggcgtctcaaagagtcagacacaactgggagactgaacaacagcaacaaatacaaCTCACACCAGCCAGATGTATTATTTTGTCTCTAAGAATGTAGAAATGGTACCCAGAATTCCCAATTCAGTAGCCTCTCATACTAAGTGGagtaaaccagacagagaaagacaaatcataTAATATTGCCTATATTTGGaatcattttcttaggaaaatgataaaaatgaacttccatacagaacagaaatagactcacagacgtagaaaacaaacttatagataccaaaggggaaaagggggggataaattagaagtttgagattaacatacacacactgctgctgctactgctaagtcgcttcagtcacgtccgactctgtgcgaccccatagacggcagcccaccaggctcccccgtccctgggattctccaggcaagaacactggaatgggttgccatttccttctccaatgcatgaaagtgaaaagtgaaagtgaagtcgctcagtcgtgtctgattcctagcgaccccatggactgcagcctaccaggctcctctgtccatgggattctccaggcaagagtactggagtggggtgccattgccttctccgatacacacactactatatattaaatagatgACCAATGaagacctactgtttagcacagggaactatactcaatattttttaataacctataagagaaaataatctgaaataaaatatatatatacacatatatatataactgaatcacttttctgtacacttgaaactaacacaacattgtaaatcaacttttttaagccttttattttctttcatgtactaaaattatataaatacatatatacagtagTTATAATTATGGATATCATTATCTTAATTATATCATTATCAATTTGCTGTTTCTGGGTGGGGACAGATGGTAGAAAGTTCCTTACTGTTGTCTTGTTGACATCATTCTAAGAAAGTCCTCTACTTCTTCTATTgcctgtatattttaaatatttgcagtttattttatgtcattatggagacctgggtttgatccctggattgggaagatcccctggaggagggcatggcagcctaccccagtattcttgcctggagaatccccatggacagaggagcctgacaggctacagtccatggggttgcaaagagtcagacatgactgagcaactaagcacagcatactcTAGTAAATTAATTAACAAGAAGAAATGATGCATGACTCATCTAGGATCTTCTTTTTATTGTTGTATAGTTGCTTCACAGTGTTGCGCTAGTTTCTGCAGTACAGTGAA is a genomic window of Bubalus kerabau isolate K-KA32 ecotype Philippines breed swamp buffalo chromosome 23, PCC_UOA_SB_1v2, whole genome shotgun sequence containing:
- the AHSP gene encoding alpha-hemoglobin-stabilizing protein encodes the protein MALIQTNKDLISKGLKEFNILLNQQVFSDPAVSEEAMVTVVNDWVSFYINYYKKQLSGEQQEQDKALQEFRQELNTLSASFLDKYRNFLKSS